The following nucleotide sequence is from Candidatus Neomarinimicrobiota bacterium.
GCTATGATAGGAACAGGGTGGTCGGGATGCTCTTTCAGTTTTATCGTTTTACAGGCCTCGGCTACGCCCCTGGCTGCCTCTGCGAACTGCCACATCTGATCTTCCTTTTCAGGATTGCCGAAACAGAGGCAGTCGGTGATAGCCTGAGGCGTTGCACCAACTGCGGCAACATTTCTTACACTTTCCACCACCGCATTGACGGCGCCCCAGTAGGGATCGATCTTGCTGTAGCGTGGATTGTGATCAGTGGCCAGGGTGATACCGATGGTGCGTATCTCTTCCGGGTAACTGTCATCGTTAAACGGTTGCATCACGCCGGCGTCGCTCTGACCGGACTCAACAACAGTTCGCCCCTGAACCTGTTTGTCGTAGGTCTCGAAAACCGCTTCCCGGCTGGCTATATTCTCGTGGGAGAGGATCTGAAGCAGGATGGTATTATAATCCTCGGGCTCGGGAATATCAGGTTCAACGAAGTCCCTTACTGGCGCCTTGTAGTTGCGATGATAGAGAAATCCCTTGGTAACCTGAGAAGCGGGTGCGTCCACCAGCGCCTCGCCGTTATTGTGGACAATGTATTGACCGTCAGCGCGAACATTTCCCATCACCCGTGCCGCGGCTCCCTTGGAGACATTAGGCAGATCGAAAGTATCATTGTAGTGCTTAAGAATAAGTGAAGTTACGTCCGGATGAGTAACCCACATGAATCGTTCCTGTGTTTCGGAACAGAGAATTACGGATGGATGCAGATTCTTCATGCTGATATGGGCCTGATCCAGGTGGACCTCGGCGCCGTAGCCGGCGTTGTCTGCCAGTTCCACACTTGCACAAGCGATCCCCCCGGCCCCCAGGTCTTTGAAGCCGACCTTATCATAGAGCCCCTTCTCTCTGAGAATGTCGAAAAGGGCGTATGTTGCCTTCATGAGATGTCTTTCCAGAAATGCGTTCGGCTCTTGGACCGCTGCTTTTTTGGACTCTTTCTCATCCTCGTTAAGTTCAAGGGAGGCGAAGCTGGCACCACCGAACCCGCTGTTGTCGGTAGGCTTGCCGATAAGGATGAGATCGTAGTTGTCTGAATCGGGTGGAGCGGCAGAGTGGATAACCTCATCTTCACGGACAATTCCCAGAGTGACCACGGTGACGAGACAGTTGTCGTTATACCCCTCATCGTAATAGAGATCGCCGCAAATATTGGGAACGCCGATGGGATTACCATACCCTGCGATTCCTGCTACAACACCTTCATGGATCCACTTAGTTTTGGGCGAAGCGATATCACCAAATCTCAGGCCGTCAGCCACGGCGATCACTTCGGCCCCCATGCACATGACATCGCGCACGTTGCCGCCGATACCTGTAGCGGCACCTTCATAGGGGACGATCTGGGAAGGGTGATTGTGAGACTCGTGGCTCATGACTGCGCAATAACGGTGCCCCTGTTTGTCCGTTGCAATGGCTACAATTCCTGCGTCTTCCTTGGCGCCCAGGATGACGGTGGGACCTTCAGTGACGAACTGACCAAGGTGTGGACGGCTACTCTTGTAGGATGAATGTTCGGAGCCCTGGATCGACCACAGGATACATTCGGTGAGGGAAGGTGGTCGATTAAGAATGTCATTTTGTATTCTTTTGACTTCTTCAACTTTCAAGGCAATACCGTACTGCTGGAGAGTTGTTTCAATGTCTGCATCTGAGATGGCGTTGAAGTCGAAGATGTCACTGGAGGGAGTCATAATAGTCAGCGTAAGATGGTTTCGTTTCTTTCGGGGCCCAGTGAAAGGATAGATATTGGGCACTCGACCTTCTCCTCAATAAAAGCTATATACTTTTTCATCTCCGCAGGCAGTGAACTGTCGCCCTGTTCACAAAAATGCTTAACACGATCTTTACTCATCTCTTCCCACCCATCTAATTCCGTGTAGATCGGTTCAGCGCGGCGCATCTTGTCCAGACTTGCTGGCATCTCCTTCACAATCTCTTTATCAATCTTGTAAGATGTGCACACATGTATGTTTGAGAAACCACCGAGTATGTCCAGTTTGGTAAGGGCAATATCCGTGAGGCCGTTGACGCGTACCGCCTGCCTGAGTTGAACGAGATCGAGGCAACCGATCCGCCGAGGTCTTCCGGTTGTGGTGCCGTATTCCTGTCCCCGCTCCCGCAGCTCTTCAGCCCGTTCATCATGAAGCTCTGTGGGGAAAGGAGAAATTCCCACACGGGATACGTACGCTTTGGCGACACCTACAATCTGACGATCGCCGTTAAGGCCGATGCCAGAACCGGCACTCATCTGACCAGCTACAGTGGTAGAGCTGGTGGTGTGAGGATACATACCGTGGTCTATATCAAGTGACATCCCCTGTGCCGCCTCAAAAAGAAATGTTTTTCCTTCCTTATAGGCGTAGTAGAGCTCCAGGGATGTGTCGGTGATAAATGTTTTCAGCTCTTCCCCGAAAGTAAGATAATCTGTGTAGATGTCATCCATTGTCAGATCGAACTGGCGCCCGAAAACTTTCTGAATAATGTTCTTATTGAATTCGAATGAACGCATCAGTTTTTCTTCAAAAATAGCTGGTTCCAACAGGTCACCTATCCTGATGCCATGGCGATACATCTTGTCGGCATAGACAGGGGCGATACCGCGTTTGGTACTCCCCGCCGCCAGATCACCCTGATGGCTGGTGAGACATTCATCCATGGCAATGTGGTACGGCATGATGGCGTGAGCCCTGTCGCTGATCTTCAGGTTTGGGGCAATACCCCTCTCTTGAAGCGCTTTGATCTCATCGATGAGACCTTTGGGATTAATGACAACACCGTTGCCGATAATGGAAGTAGGACCTGGATAGAGTACACCTGATGGAATGTGGTGAAGCTTATATACCTCGTCTTCAACAACAACAGTATGGCCGGCATTATTCCCCCCCTGGAATCTTACCACATAGTCACACTCACCGGCAAAATAGTCGGTTATTTTTCCCTTACCTTCG
It contains:
- a CDS encoding adenylosuccinate synthase, which codes for MPNPKPRAQLTAVVGAQWGDEGKGKITDYFAGECDYVVRFQGGNNAGHTVVVEDEVYKLHHIPSGVLYPGPTSIIGNGVVINPKGLIDEIKALQERGIAPNLKISDRAHAIMPYHIAMDECLTSHQGDLAAGSTKRGIAPVYADKMYRHGIRIGDLLEPAIFEEKLMRSFEFNKNIIQKVFGRQFDLTMDDIYTDYLTFGEELKTFITDTSLELYYAYKEGKTFLFEAAQGMSLDIDHGMYPHTTSSTTVAGQMSAGSGIGLNGDRQIVGVAKAYVSRVGISPFPTELHDERAEELRERGQEYGTTTGRPRRIGCLDLVQLRQAVRVNGLTDIALTKLDILGGFSNIHVCTSYKIDKEIVKEMPASLDKMRRAEPIYTELDGWEEMSKDRVKHFCEQGDSSLPAEMKKYIAFIEEKVECPISILSLGPERNETILR
- the purL gene encoding phosphoribosylformylglycinamidine synthase subunit PurL, giving the protein MPNIYPFTGPRKKRNHLTLTIMTPSSDIFDFNAISDADIETTLQQYGIALKVEEVKRIQNDILNRPPSLTECILWSIQGSEHSSYKSSRPHLGQFVTEGPTVILGAKEDAGIVAIATDKQGHRYCAVMSHESHNHPSQIVPYEGAATGIGGNVRDVMCMGAEVIAVADGLRFGDIASPKTKWIHEGVVAGIAGYGNPIGVPNICGDLYYDEGYNDNCLVTVVTLGIVREDEVIHSAAPPDSDNYDLILIGKPTDNSGFGGASFASLELNEDEKESKKAAVQEPNAFLERHLMKATYALFDILREKGLYDKVGFKDLGAGGIACASVELADNAGYGAEVHLDQAHISMKNLHPSVILCSETQERFMWVTHPDVTSLILKHYNDTFDLPNVSKGAAARVMGNVRADGQYIVHNNGEALVDAPASQVTKGFLYHRNYKAPVRDFVEPDIPEPEDYNTILLQILSHENIASREAVFETYDKQVQGRTVVESGQSDAGVMQPFNDDSYPEEIRTIGITLATDHNPRYSKIDPYWGAVNAVVESVRNVAAVGATPQAITDCLCFGNPEKEDQMWQFAEAARGVAEACKTIKLKEHPDHPVPIIAGNVSFYNESRNGAIPPSPIVSCLGKLKDVNRVITMSFQQIDSVLLMVGARKDELGGSVYYSLHNELGTNVPQPDPEEVKNQIYALTDCIYSGLILACHDISDGGVAVAIAEMTFANEIGCKVTIPGDMATEKLLFSETGGFALEVSLENVNAVQTTFSRYGLEATVIGNTAIDELLQINNVIQLPVCEAQEAWTNGLREKLK